A DNA window from Melanotaenia boesemani isolate fMelBoe1 chromosome 6, fMelBoe1.pri, whole genome shotgun sequence contains the following coding sequences:
- the si:ch211-149k23.9 gene encoding germ cell-specific gene 1-like protein, which produces MLEHMSRRSRSLLSLTLTTLALTLSILALCTSYWCEGTHKVVKPLCLSPVKMKNCGQNNSEPYTTESPTQNPFNRTLSPARREELAKIRQRQLANAVHYIWETGEDKFAFRYFHTGFWESCEKQNDGEVCRSFIDLTPGETQGVLWLSVISEFTYIGLLGMGFLLMWLDVLCSHKEMHALKINAYAAICTVLSGLLGMVAHMMYTTVFQMTVIVGPKDWRPQSWDYGWSFALAWVSFSCCMGAAVVTLNSYTKTIIELRRKQRIRLEEARAATHAPSYDEVVPGGGLYSVSGLLHCPDGMIDVAWAPNGSVVGVGNGDVPTLVLVGGCGPEGCEDCERERDEMEEAMERVDSPC; this is translated from the exons ATGCTGGAGCATATGTCCCGCCGCTCTCGTTCCCTGCTCTCCCTGACCTTAACCACTCTGGCTCTGACCCTCTCCATCCTGGCACTCTGCACCTCCTACTGGTGCGAGGGCACACACAAGGTGGTCAAGCCTCTCTGCCTGTCGCCTGTCAAAATGAAGAACTGTGGTCAGAACAACAGCGAGCCTTACACCACAG AGAGTCCCACTCAGAACCCTTTCAACCGCACTCTGTCTCCAGCCAGGAGAGAAGAGCTGGCCAAGATCAGACAAAGGCAGCTGGCCAATGCAGTTCACTACATCTGGGAGACAGGGGAAGACAAGTTTGCCTTCAGATACTTCCACACTGGCTTCTGGGAAAGCTGTGAGAAACAGAATGATG GGGAGGTATGTCGAAGTTTCATAGACTTAACTCCAGGGGAGACACAAG GCGTGCTTTGGCTGTCAGTTATTTCAGAGTTTACATACATCGGCCTGCTGGGAATGGGCTTCTTACTCATGTGGCTGGATGTCCTGTGCTCCCATAAAGAAATGCACGCACTAAAAATCAACGCCTATGCAGCAATTTGTACTGTTCTATCAG GTCTTCTTGGGATGGTAGCACATATGATGTACACCACAGTATTTCAGATGACAGTTATAGTTGGCCCTAAAGACTGGAGGCCTCAGTCCTGGGATTATGGCTGGTCATTTGC CCTTGCATGGGTGTCCTTCAGTTGCTGCATGGGGGCAGCAGTGGTGACACTCAACTCTTACACAAAGACAATTATTGAGCTTCGGCGCAAACAGAGAATCCGCTTGGAGGAAGCAAGAGCCGCCACTCACGCGCCTTCCTATGATGAAGTAGTTCCGGGGGGTGGGCTCTACTCCGTCAGTGGCCTTTTGCACTGCCCAGATGGCATGATTGACGTGGCATGGGCTCCGAATGGCAGCGTGGTGGGAGTGGGAAATGGGGACGTACCAACACTGGTTTTAGTGGGAGGCTGTGGACCAGAAGGGTGCGAGGACTGTGAGAGAGAAAGGGATGAGATGGAGGAGGCCATGGAGAGAGTTGATTCACCTTGTTAG
- the rcvrn2 gene encoding recoverin 2 — protein MGNTTSSAISKEILEDLKLSTKFTETEICQWYENFQKQCPTGRITPEEFEEIYTRFFPEADAKSYARHVFRSFDTNDDNTLDFKEYIIALHMTSTGKTTRKLEWAFSLFDVDKNGYINKTEVKEICQAIFKLIPAEEQKKLPEDENTPEKRANKLWAFFDKKDNERLAEGEFIKGVIENENAMRLIHYEPLKQ, from the exons ATGGGAAATACCACCAGCAGCGCAATATCAAAGGAGATCCTGGAGGACCTGAAGCTTAGCACCAAATTTACCGAGACTGAAATCTGCCAGTGGTATGAGAACTTTCAGAAGCAGTGTCCCACAGGACGCATCACACCAGAAGAGTTTGAGGAGATCTACACCCGCTTCTTCCCTGAAGCTGATGCCAAGAGCTATGCACGACATGTGTTTCGCTCCTTTGACACCAACGATGACAACACGTTGGACTTCAAGGAGTACATCATTGCACTGCACATGACCTCCACTGGGAAGACTACCCGGAAACTGGAATGGGCCTTCTCGCTGTTTGATGTAGATAAGAATGGATACATCAACAAGACAGAAGTGAAAGAGATCTGCCAA GCCATTTTTAAGCTGATCCCAGCTGAGGAGCAAAAGAAGCTACCAGAGGATGAGAACACACCCGAGAAGAGAGCCAACAAGCTGTGGGCATTTTTTGATAAGAAAGACAATG aaCGACTGGCTGAAGGAGAGTTCATAAAAGGAGTCATTGAAAATGAGAATGCAATGCGTCTTATCCACTATGAACCACTGAAACAATGA